A stretch of Sulfitobacter sp. THAF37 DNA encodes these proteins:
- a CDS encoding YfjI family protein codes for MNAPQPIQYLPEGPQPLVRDIAPGAAYPVHALGPLRGAVEAVQGITQAPLAIPAQSALSVASLAVQGFAEVDTLGGPRALSLYALTIARSGERKSACDAPLMAALRDHEREQATVQRDAMEIWRNAQALWKGEHDRILVEAKKAKGEKRTAAQADLEALGPEPDAPPSADRTVTEPTFEGLTKLFATGQPSLGLFSDEGGQFLGGHAMNSDNRQKTLAALNDLWQGNPIRRTRSGDGHATLYGRRLAVHLMVQPTVARGFMADPLAADTGFLPRFLMCEPPSAIGTRMQANTRRDDMALGAFGARLRAILETPMPMDPDARELQPRILGLAPDARTLLAGFADATEAAQAPGGDLAHITGTASKAAEQAARIAGVLTLWRDLNAHQVQPSDMADAITLAQFYLSEASRLASAATVSAEIDKAENLRRWLLESWEHPDVMARDVVQFGPNALRETPKARAALGILEKHGWLVRLAGGTMVRGAARAEAWHLVRSCGD; via the coding sequence ATGAATGCGCCCCAGCCGATCCAATACTTGCCCGAAGGGCCGCAACCGCTGGTTCGCGACATCGCCCCCGGCGCAGCCTATCCTGTTCACGCTCTGGGACCTCTGCGCGGGGCCGTGGAGGCGGTGCAGGGGATCACGCAAGCCCCGCTTGCCATCCCGGCGCAATCGGCGCTGTCGGTGGCGTCACTGGCCGTGCAGGGCTTTGCCGAAGTGGACACGCTGGGTGGGCCGCGTGCGCTGTCGCTCTACGCGCTGACCATCGCCCGAAGCGGAGAACGCAAATCCGCCTGCGACGCCCCGCTGATGGCGGCGTTACGCGACCATGAGCGGGAACAGGCAACCGTCCAGCGCGACGCAATGGAAATCTGGCGCAATGCGCAAGCGCTTTGGAAGGGGGAACACGACCGCATCCTTGTGGAAGCCAAAAAAGCCAAAGGCGAAAAGCGCACAGCGGCACAAGCCGACCTGGAAGCGCTGGGGCCGGAACCCGACGCCCCGCCATCGGCTGACCGAACCGTGACGGAACCGACATTCGAAGGGCTAACCAAGCTATTCGCAACGGGCCAGCCCAGCCTTGGCCTATTCTCGGATGAAGGCGGGCAATTCCTTGGCGGGCACGCCATGAACTCGGACAACCGGCAAAAGACCCTGGCTGCGTTGAATGACCTTTGGCAAGGGAACCCGATCCGGCGCACACGCTCGGGGGATGGACACGCGACGCTCTACGGGCGGCGGCTGGCGGTACACCTGATGGTGCAGCCGACCGTGGCGCGGGGCTTCATGGCTGACCCTCTGGCGGCGGATACGGGCTTTCTGCCCCGCTTCCTGATGTGCGAACCGCCCAGCGCCATCGGAACCCGGATGCAAGCAAACACGCGGCGCGATGATATGGCGCTTGGGGCATTCGGCGCACGGCTGCGCGCCATCCTCGAAACGCCGATGCCGATGGACCCGGACGCCCGCGAATTGCAACCGCGCATCCTTGGCCTTGCCCCGGATGCCCGCACGCTCTTGGCGGGCTTTGCCGATGCAACCGAAGCCGCGCAAGCCCCCGGTGGCGACTTGGCGCATATCACCGGCACGGCATCCAAGGCGGCGGAACAAGCGGCACGCATCGCGGGCGTGCTGACCCTATGGCGCGACCTCAACGCCCATCAGGTGCAGCCCAGCGATATGGCCGACGCCATCACATTGGCACAATTCTATCTTTCCGAAGCTTCACGGCTTGCAAGTGCTGCAACGGTATCGGCCGAAATCGACAAGGCTGAAAACCTGCGACGCTGGCTTTTGGAAAGCTGGGAACATCCCGATGTGATGGCCCGTGATGTGGTGCAGTTTGGACCGAACGCCCTACGCGAGACACCGAAGGCACGGGCTGCACTGGGAATCCTCGAAAAGCATGGATGGCTGGTGCGACTGGCCGGAGGAACCATGGTGCGCGGGGCAGCGCGGGCAGAAGCATGGCACCTTGTGCGGAGTTGTGGCGATTAG
- a CDS encoding toprim domain-containing protein — protein MVDAKHLTQTLRGKWFGRYGCAACPVCQCEGRTTQNALTLADGTGGMLLLHCKKTGCEYRNIAAAAGITRDAYTPPDPAIIAQRASEQRRAEAKRAQQAHRLWMGAQPVAGTAAESYLRGRGITCPLPDTLRFDPQCWHATGKRYPALVALVEGGAGVAVHRTYLRADGSGKADIDPAKAMLGAVAGGAVRLTGEPGPLVVAEGIETALSLASGLLRTPANVWAALSTSGIRGLRLPDHPGRLTIAPDGDMAGREAATALAARAHALGWQVSLLPAPDGRDWNDILTMKGEAA, from the coding sequence ATGGTGGATGCAAAGCACCTGACTCAAACCCTTCGCGGCAAATGGTTTGGCCGCTACGGCTGCGCGGCCTGCCCGGTTTGCCAGTGTGAAGGGCGCACAACGCAGAACGCGCTGACTTTGGCCGATGGCACTGGCGGCATGCTGCTGCTGCACTGTAAGAAAACCGGGTGTGAATATCGCAACATCGCTGCGGCGGCGGGCATCACCCGCGATGCCTATACGCCGCCGGATCCTGCAATCATCGCACAGCGTGCATCCGAGCAACGCCGCGCAGAGGCAAAGCGTGCGCAGCAGGCGCACCGTCTGTGGATGGGCGCGCAGCCTGTCGCGGGCACCGCTGCGGAAAGCTATTTGAGGGGGCGGGGCATTACCTGCCCCCTTCCTGACACCTTGCGCTTTGATCCGCAGTGCTGGCACGCCACCGGCAAACGCTATCCCGCGTTGGTGGCTTTGGTAGAGGGCGGCGCAGGTGTTGCCGTACATCGCACCTATCTGCGCGCCGATGGCTCGGGCAAGGCCGACATTGACCCCGCGAAGGCGATGCTGGGGGCCGTCGCTGGTGGCGCTGTGCGACTCACTGGGGAGCCTGGGCCGCTTGTGGTGGCCGAAGGCATCGAGACCGCCTTGTCGCTTGCCTCTGGCCTTCTGCGCACGCCTGCGAACGTTTGGGCAGCGCTATCCACATCCGGCATCCGGGGGTTGCGCCTTCCTGACCATCCGGGGCGACTGACCATTGCCCCCGATGGCGACATGGCGGGCCGTGAAGCTGCAACCGCACTGGCGGCACGGGCGCACGCGCTGGGCTGGCAAGTGTCGCTCTTGCCTGCCCCCGATGGCCGCGACTGGAATGACATTCTGACCATGAAAGGGGAAGCCGCATGA
- a CDS encoding AlpA family transcriptional regulator, with product MAETLLRRPCVETRTGLSRSTIYEWMKRGEFPHPVKLGTRLVAWKESDITAWLDARETKVA from the coding sequence ATGGCTGAGACACTCTTGCGCCGACCCTGCGTAGAAACGCGCACAGGGCTTTCCCGCAGCACGATTTATGAATGGATGAAGCGCGGGGAATTCCCGCATCCCGTCAAACTTGGCACGCGTCTGGTCGCTTGGAAGGAAAGCGACATTACCGCTTGGCTGGATGCCCGCGAAACGAAGGTCGCATGA
- a CDS encoding site-specific integrase, producing the protein MAQISCRKPEKALSARFVETVTEPGKHFDGQGLFLRVAKNGAKQWVQRITIRGKRCELGLGSPPAISLAVARKLALENRGKAMLGGDPLAEKRAERGNLTFAQAVEIYAAVKLKEFKSEKHRKQWVSSLDRLAMPTLGSMSVRNIEVADVLRMLEPHWRERTVTAKKLRGRVEAVLSWCTVSGHRTGDNPARWSGNLKELLPAPGKVAPVQNQPSLALGDVARWWRKLETRDGMATKALQFLALTAARSGEVRGMTWDEIAFGGDDGTGGRTLATVATSATWTVPASRMKADREHRVPLTPDAVALLQSLPRMDGSPYVFFAPRGGMLSDMSISAVMRRMQESEVRAGGAGFVDPRSKRPAVPHGLRSTFRQWAAEQGYPRDMAEIALAHFIGSDVERAYQRSDMLERRRDMMAAWGAFLCDRTDTNEKVTRLGSVR; encoded by the coding sequence ATGGCGCAGATAAGTTGCAGGAAGCCAGAAAAGGCATTGTCGGCGCGCTTCGTCGAAACCGTCACCGAACCGGGCAAGCACTTTGATGGCCAAGGGCTTTTCCTGCGCGTGGCAAAAAATGGCGCGAAGCAATGGGTCCAGCGCATCACGATTCGCGGGAAGCGGTGCGAACTTGGCCTGGGCAGCCCGCCCGCCATATCGCTGGCCGTTGCGCGCAAGTTGGCGCTTGAGAATCGGGGCAAGGCGATGCTGGGTGGCGATCCGCTTGCCGAAAAGCGGGCGGAACGCGGAAACCTGACATTCGCGCAGGCTGTAGAGATTTACGCCGCCGTGAAACTCAAGGAATTCAAGAGCGAAAAGCACCGCAAGCAATGGGTGTCGTCGCTGGATCGGCTGGCGATGCCGACGCTTGGCTCTATGTCAGTGCGCAACATCGAAGTTGCCGACGTTTTGCGAATGCTGGAACCACATTGGCGCGAACGCACTGTGACCGCGAAAAAACTTCGCGGGCGTGTCGAAGCTGTCTTAAGTTGGTGCACTGTGTCGGGGCACCGGACGGGCGACAACCCGGCGCGCTGGTCGGGCAATCTCAAGGAACTGTTGCCAGCCCCCGGCAAGGTGGCGCCGGTGCAGAATCAGCCGTCGCTGGCGTTGGGCGATGTGGCTCGTTGGTGGAGGAAATTGGAAACGCGTGACGGGATGGCGACGAAAGCATTGCAGTTTCTTGCGCTGACCGCCGCCCGCTCTGGCGAGGTGCGGGGCATGACCTGGGATGAAATCGCCTTTGGCGGCGATGATGGAACCGGCGGGCGCACCCTTGCGACAGTTGCGACTTCCGCTACATGGACCGTGCCCGCATCGCGGATGAAGGCTGACCGCGAACATCGCGTACCCCTGACGCCCGATGCGGTGGCCCTATTGCAAAGCCTACCCCGCATGGACGGCAGCCCCTATGTGTTTTTTGCCCCGCGCGGCGGGATGCTATCGGATATGTCCATTTCTGCTGTAATGCGTCGAATGCAGGAAAGCGAAGTGAGGGCAGGCGGCGCTGGCTTTGTCGATCCGCGCAGCAAACGCCCCGCCGTGCCGCATGGACTGCGTTCGACATTCCGGCAATGGGCTGCGGAACAAGGTTACCCCCGCGATATGGCCGAAATCGCCTTGGCGCACTTCATAGGATCCGATGTGGAACGCGCGTATCAGCGCAGCGATATGCTGGAACGGCGGCGCGATATGATGGCGGCTTGGGGCGCGTTCCTCTGTGATAGGACGGATACAAACGAAAAGGTTACGAGACTTGGGAGCGTAAGATGA
- a CDS encoding sugar transferase yields the protein MKKFQMDRPGYGLVDLVQQRSAAPTYSGDRGKQARAAPLWEAAIARKYTRSRPYRHGFKRLMDLALVVLAMPIWVPVIAVCALALWIEGGQPLYRQDRLGRGGRTFSIIKLRTMVRDAERALQDLLAQDPEMKAEWDALQKLRNDPRITPVGRFLRATSLDELPQLINVLTGEMSLVGPRPMMVDQLDLYGNPRAYFAVRPGLTGLWQVSARNNNKFTYRHGVDEAYENALSLKLDLTILYKTVGVVLRRTGY from the coding sequence ATGAAGAAGTTTCAAATGGATCGACCGGGTTACGGCCTTGTTGATCTCGTTCAGCAGCGATCCGCCGCGCCAACCTATTCGGGCGATCGCGGCAAGCAAGCGCGGGCCGCGCCGCTTTGGGAGGCGGCGATTGCGCGCAAGTACACCCGGTCCAGGCCGTACCGCCACGGTTTCAAGCGTCTGATGGATCTGGCACTGGTCGTTCTGGCGATGCCGATATGGGTGCCTGTCATCGCGGTTTGCGCTCTGGCCCTGTGGATTGAGGGCGGCCAGCCGCTTTACCGCCAGGACCGGCTGGGCCGCGGCGGGCGCACCTTTTCAATCATCAAGCTGCGTACAATGGTGCGTGATGCGGAAAGGGCGCTTCAGGACCTGCTGGCACAGGATCCGGAGATGAAGGCGGAATGGGACGCCCTGCAAAAGCTGCGGAACGACCCGCGCATTACGCCTGTGGGACGCTTTCTGCGCGCCACGTCGCTGGATGAATTGCCACAGCTGATCAATGTCCTGACCGGTGAGATGTCGCTGGTGGGGCCCCGACCCATGATGGTTGACCAGCTGGATCTCTATGGCAACCCGCGTGCCTATTTCGCGGTGCGTCCCGGCCTGACAGGCCTTTGGCAGGTCAGCGCCCGCAACAACAACAAATTTACCTATCGGCACGGTGTGGATGAAGCCTATGAAAACGCATTGTCGCTGAAACTGGACCTCACGATCCTGTACAAGACGGTCGGTGTCGTACTGCGCCGGACGGGGTACTGA
- a CDS encoding CpsD/CapB family tyrosine-protein kinase, with the protein MKDNLLRADRMEIGAEDADWTRTGGLRHSIRPRHRGSDEAPAEAPPDQRLTVRHQDAPSGHRTADVAEKALQTAAVSKADRAIHESASAELTERDVPQWNNLVLVAPGARNRHSTPLPVVDAERDSLEVQAFDLLRTRLRKTTSENGWSNIAISAPSRGCGSTFTALNLALSLSRIEGSRTVLMDLNLRAPGVHRALGLTPPGEMRDYLIGETALADQILRVSDTLALGLNAQADPDAAETLQNPDLSRILDQMRAALRPNLVIYDMPPMLGHDDVSAFLPQLDGILLVSDGKQTTARQLVECERMLDGQVPLLGVVLNRARKNSLRRDR; encoded by the coding sequence ATGAAGGATAATCTTCTCAGGGCCGACAGGATGGAGATCGGCGCGGAGGATGCTGACTGGACCCGTACCGGCGGGTTGCGGCACAGTATTCGCCCCCGCCATCGCGGGAGCGATGAAGCCCCCGCCGAGGCGCCCCCCGATCAGCGCCTGACAGTTCGGCATCAAGACGCGCCTTCCGGGCACAGGACCGCTGATGTGGCTGAAAAGGCCTTGCAGACGGCGGCAGTGTCCAAGGCAGACAGGGCAATCCACGAATCCGCGTCTGCCGAGCTGACAGAACGGGACGTCCCGCAATGGAACAATCTGGTACTTGTGGCGCCCGGCGCGCGGAACAGGCACAGCACACCCCTTCCAGTGGTCGATGCCGAACGCGACAGCCTTGAGGTGCAGGCTTTTGACCTGCTGCGTACCCGCCTGCGCAAGACCACCAGTGAAAATGGCTGGAGCAACATCGCGATCTCTGCGCCCTCCCGTGGTTGCGGCAGCACGTTCACTGCGCTGAACCTCGCGCTCAGCCTGTCGCGGATCGAAGGGTCGCGCACCGTGTTGATGGACCTCAATCTGCGCGCGCCCGGTGTGCATCGGGCTCTGGGCCTTACCCCTCCCGGCGAGATGCGCGATTATCTGATCGGTGAGACAGCTCTTGCGGATCAAATTCTGCGTGTCAGCGACACCCTGGCGCTGGGGCTGAACGCCCAGGCCGACCCGGACGCCGCCGAAACGCTTCAGAATCCCGACCTGTCCCGCATCCTGGATCAGATGCGCGCGGCGCTTCGGCCCAACCTGGTGATCTACGACATGCCGCCCATGTTGGGGCATGACGATGTGTCGGCCTTCCTGCCGCAGCTCGACGGCATCTTACTGGTGTCGGACGGCAAGCAAACGACGGCCCGCCAGCTGGTAGAATGCGAGCGCATGCTGGACGGGCAGGTCCCCCTGCTGGGCGTGGTGCTGAACCGGGCCCGCAAGAACAGCCTGCGGCGCGACAGGTAA
- a CDS encoding DUF874 domain-containing protein → MGPIYSLADFLDMVRRRIGVISFVFIVGCFLSLYWALTQPHVYESAEVIQIEQPKIAGSLAPSTVEASSARRLQLIQQQLMARDSLAEMIAKFDLFADVPALRLSEKVDLLRRSVTINGVAATREGFADDGTIAVLTITARLGDPEKARAVAHEFADRTRDLAAAQRREQTRETLEFFSAQEEKLIADIAQLDEELAAYRSANDLSIEGSLEFVRSEIASINDALLELDREIIATQLARSRIDRNARAETIAREEADLDAQLDSLNTQRQLLQDRRADLASSIETSPEVEQTLTKFQRRMEQLQGQLDVIATRRNEAEVGYSLETAARGEQLITLEEARVPDYPVSMSRKKRAVMGAGAALMLGLAIAFLLELRHPVIRTARQMERETGLVPVVSIPEVGKIRQRKGLSKLWQDRREAGQHGRNARLARGKQIPGKAEPQR, encoded by the coding sequence ATGGGGCCGATCTATTCCCTGGCAGACTTTCTGGACATGGTGCGCCGTCGCATCGGGGTGATCTCTTTCGTGTTCATCGTCGGATGTTTCCTGTCGCTCTACTGGGCGCTGACGCAGCCGCATGTCTATGAATCGGCCGAAGTCATCCAGATCGAACAGCCCAAGATCGCCGGGTCGCTGGCCCCCTCCACGGTCGAGGCATCCTCGGCCCGCCGCCTGCAACTGATCCAGCAGCAGCTGATGGCACGCGACAGCCTGGCGGAGATGATCGCGAAATTCGACCTTTTCGCCGACGTGCCTGCCCTCCGCCTGTCCGAAAAGGTGGATCTGCTGCGCCGCTCGGTGACGATCAACGGGGTTGCCGCCACGCGCGAGGGGTTTGCTGACGACGGCACCATCGCGGTGCTGACGATTACGGCCCGACTGGGAGACCCCGAAAAGGCGCGGGCCGTCGCGCATGAATTTGCGGACCGGACCCGCGACCTTGCCGCCGCGCAGCGGCGCGAACAGACCCGCGAAACGCTCGAATTCTTCTCGGCCCAGGAGGAAAAGCTGATCGCGGATATCGCGCAGCTGGACGAGGAGCTGGCCGCCTACCGCAGCGCAAACGACCTCTCCATCGAAGGCAGCCTTGAATTTGTCCGCTCGGAGATCGCCAGCATCAACGACGCCCTGCTGGAGCTGGACCGCGAGATCATCGCGACGCAGCTGGCCCGCAGCCGGATCGACCGCAATGCCCGCGCCGAGACCATCGCCCGCGAAGAGGCCGACCTGGATGCGCAGCTGGACAGCCTGAACACCCAGCGCCAGCTGCTTCAGGACCGCCGGGCAGACCTGGCGTCAAGCATCGAGACCTCCCCGGAAGTGGAACAGACGCTGACCAAGTTCCAGCGCCGGATGGAGCAGCTTCAGGGCCAGCTCGACGTGATCGCCACCCGCCGCAACGAGGCCGAAGTGGGCTATTCACTGGAAACCGCCGCACGCGGTGAGCAGCTGATCACATTGGAAGAGGCGCGGGTACCCGACTATCCCGTGAGCATGAGCCGCAAGAAACGCGCGGTCATGGGCGCCGGCGCCGCCTTGATGCTGGGGCTGGCGATCGCGTTCCTGCTGGAACTGCGCCATCCCGTGATCCGGACGGCCCGCCAGATGGAGCGTGAGACCGGTCTTGTTCCGGTCGTCTCGATCCCCGAGGTCGGGAAGATCAGGCAGCGCAAAGGGCTGTCGAAGCTTTGGCAGGACCGGCGCGAGGCCGGCCAGCATGGGCGGAATGCCCGTCTGGCCCGTGGCAAGCAGATACCGGGCAAGGCCGAACCCCAAAGGTAG